One genomic window of Arachis stenosperma cultivar V10309 chromosome 10, arast.V10309.gnm1.PFL2, whole genome shotgun sequence includes the following:
- the LOC130955468 gene encoding GDSL esterase/lipase At5g45670-like produces the protein MAMACERKKILWLVLHLLMMVFVKGAPQVPCLFIFGDSLSDSGNNNDLATVAKANFKPYGIDFPFGPTGRFTNGLTTIDIIGQQLGFEEFIPPFANTSGYDILKGVNYASGAAGILVESGSHTGAVISLGLQIAHHRVIVSRIASTLGSMNKAQEYLSKCLYYVNIGNNDYINNYFLSQLYPTSQIYTPHQYAQLLIQHFEHNLLDLIDVGARKLVIVGLGLVGCTPNSIKTFGTNGSCYEEGNEAVSIFNSKLVTLVDSLNFNLSPYSKSIFINSTAVANANTNAPGFTVSTVGCCVTGWSGECIENEKPCYNRKEYVFWDDFHPTEAWNQINAINAYAATNPSFVHPMDIKQLVDQQVNIMLPEFPHHFKSHLTTTSAL, from the exons ATGGCAATGGCATGTGAAAGGAAGAAGATCCTGTGGTTGGTTCTGCATCTTCTTATGATGGTATTTGTGAAGGGAGCACCCCAAGTGCCATGCCTTTTCATCTTCGGTGACTCACTTTCTGATAGTGGAAACAACAACGATCTTGCAACCGTTGCCAAAGCCAATTTCAAACCATATGGCATTGACTTCCCTTTTGGCCCAACCGGAAGATTCACCAATGGCCTAACCACAATTGACATAATTG GTCAGCAACTGGGATTTGAGGAATTCATCCCACCCTTTGCAAACACAAGTGGCTATGACATTCTTAAAGGTGTTAACTATGCATCTGGTGCTGCTGGAATTCTTGTGGAGAGTGGCTCTCATACA GGTGCCGTGATCAGTCTAGGACTACAGATAGCACATCACAGAGTAATTGTTTCCAGAATCGCCAGCACACTGGGAAGTATGAACAAAGCTCAGGAATATCTTAGCAAATGCTTGTATTATGTGAACATTGGCAACAATGATTACATAAACAATTATTTCCTGTCACAATTGTACCCAACAAGCCAAATCTATACCCCTCATCAATATGCACAACTTCTCATTCAACACTTCGAACACAATTTACTG GATCTGATTGATGTTGGAGCAAGAAAGTTGGTGATAGTTGGGTTGGGCCTTGTAGGTTGCACTCCAAATTCCATCAAAACTTTTGGAACAAACGGATCTTGTTATGAAGAGGGAAATGAAGCAGTGTCCATTTTCAATAGCAAGCTAGTAACACTGGTGGATTctctcaatttcaacctctcTCCTTATTCCAAATCCATCTTTATAAACTCTACAGCAGTTGCCAATGCAAATACCAATGCACCTG GCTTTACGGTTTCAACAGTTGGTTGCTGTGTTACGGGGTGGAGTGGAGAGTGTATTGAAAATGAAAAACCATGCTATAATAGGAAAGAGTACGTGTTTTGGGATGATTTTCATCCCACAGAGGCATGGAATCAAATAAATGCAATAAATGCGTATGCTGCTACCAATCCATCATTCGTGCATCCTATGGATATCAAGCAACTTGTTGACCAACAAGTCAATATTATGCTACCGGAATTTCCACACCACTTCAAATCACACCTCACTACTACTAGTGccctttaa